One Paenibacillus sp. JNUCC32 DNA segment encodes these proteins:
- the thyX gene encoding FAD-dependent thymidylate synthase: MGSDLTVANAARVSYAKESHELTERDIRLIKFLAREGHTSPFRHAIAQFEVYAPLMVARQWWKYIVGSAHMEGTGDSLDAWNESSRRYITEELTFYVPEVGEWRSAPENSKQGSGEPIEKDDGQWSAILTEYIEDGVQLYAQALKEGICAEQARLFLPAYGMYVRWYWTASLQSIAHFLAQRLEHDAQVEIQAYAKAVLTLIEARFPVAIGELLAKEEAV, encoded by the coding sequence ATGGGATCGGACTTAACCGTCGCAAATGCAGCGCGAGTATCCTACGCAAAGGAATCGCACGAGCTGACCGAGCGCGATATCCGCCTCATTAAGTTCCTCGCGCGAGAAGGCCATACGTCGCCATTCCGCCACGCCATCGCTCAATTCGAAGTGTACGCGCCGTTAATGGTTGCGCGCCAATGGTGGAAATATATCGTCGGCTCTGCGCACATGGAAGGAACCGGAGATAGCCTCGACGCTTGGAACGAATCGAGCCGGCGCTATATTACGGAGGAGTTGACGTTTTACGTACCGGAAGTCGGAGAATGGAGAAGCGCGCCAGAAAATTCGAAACAAGGTAGCGGAGAGCCAATCGAGAAAGATGACGGCCAGTGGTCCGCGATACTAACCGAGTATATCGAGGACGGCGTCCAACTATACGCTCAAGCGTTAAAGGAGGGAATCTGTGCCGAGCAAGCCCGTCTATTCCTTCCAGCTTACGGAATGTATGTCCGATGGTACTGGACCGCCAGCCTACAGAGTATCGCGCATTTCCTAGCGCAACGTCTCGAACACGATGCGCAGGTTGAAATCCAGGCGTACGCCAAGGCGGTATTAACGCTGATCGAGGCGCGATTCCCCGTCGCTATTGGCGAATTACTAGCGAAAGAGGAGGCGGTCTGA
- a CDS encoding dUTPase, translating to MNGKLTQIFTMQKALDDRIISERGIDKTVDEWVIGITLAMESEIDEIRREVNWKWWKNPKPVDKTALQGEVIDMWHFLVSLSDKVGLTADDVYAIYLKKNAENHARQDGTSAKEGYGVTAEEAAENMRKAFEALPSVSDLIGK from the coding sequence TTGAACGGTAAACTAACGCAAATCTTCACAATGCAAAAAGCGCTGGATGATCGCATCATTTCCGAACGCGGCATCGATAAGACGGTTGACGAGTGGGTTATCGGAATCACGCTCGCAATGGAGTCCGAAATTGACGAGATCCGACGCGAAGTTAACTGGAAGTGGTGGAAGAATCCGAAGCCGGTCGATAAGACAGCGCTGCAGGGCGAAGTCATCGATATGTGGCACTTCCTCGTAAGCCTTTCGGACAAAGTCGGACTGACTGCGGATGATGTCTACGCAATCTATCTCAAAAAGAATGCGGAGAATCACGCCAGGCAGGACGGAACGAGCGCGAAAGAAGGTTACGGAGTGACGGCGGAAGAGGCGGCCGAGAACATGCGTAAAGCATTCGAAGCGCTTCCGTCAGTGTCGGACTTAATCGGCAAATGA
- a CDS encoding 3D domain-containing protein — protein MAVDPREIALGTVFTIRLADGTEIDAIALDVGGDIKGARIDVLMANLHDAKQFGRQAVSIKIEEESK, from the coding sequence GTGGCGGTCGACCCACGCGAAATAGCGCTAGGCACGGTGTTCACAATCCGCCTGGCTGACGGCACGGAAATCGACGCGATCGCGCTCGACGTTGGCGGCGACATTAAAGGCGCGCGAATTGACGTATTGATGGCGAATTTGCACGACGCGAAGCAATTCGGAAGGCAAGCGGTAAGTATAAAAATCGAGGAGGAATCGAAATGA